Proteins from a single region of Candidatus Melainabacteria bacterium:
- a CDS encoding bifunctional hydroxymethylpyrimidine kinase/phosphomethylpyrimidine kinase, which yields MYQPSKKKLLPSIKKLISGRVLVIGDIILDEFIVGSPERISREAPVIILEHISSKYALGGASNAAHNISALGAKCTLIGVVGDDLYSKALENECIKNNIHPVFEFDKERPTTVKTRLLSTAHKHPTSSIIFKQQLLRLDRLSREEINLKIENELIKKIDSQITTTNEKFKAILISDYRLGICSKKLISYIVKLSNEHEIPVIADASDNFQRFKDLFLITPNQPDTEQEVGFKIKDLESLILAGKKLLQVSGSKNILITRGSEGMALFNSKKPGSPFMLRAFNASEVFDVTGAGDTVAGVVACAVSTNCSLDNACVIGNLAASIVVKKYGTAVTNIKELEEHLQIP from the coding sequence ATGTACCAGCCAAGTAAAAAAAAATTATTACCTTCAATTAAGAAATTAATTTCAGGAAGAGTTTTAGTTATTGGTGACATTATCTTAGATGAGTTTATTGTTGGCTCTCCTGAAAGAATCTCACGTGAAGCACCTGTAATTATCCTTGAACATATTTCAAGTAAATATGCCTTGGGAGGTGCTTCTAATGCAGCTCATAATATAAGTGCTTTAGGTGCAAAGTGTACATTAATTGGTGTAGTTGGAGATGATTTATACTCAAAAGCTTTAGAAAATGAATGCATTAAAAACAATATTCATCCTGTATTTGAATTTGATAAGGAAAGGCCTACTACAGTAAAAACAAGGCTTTTATCAACTGCTCATAAACATCCTACAAGTTCAATTATTTTTAAACAGCAATTACTAAGATTAGATCGTTTAAGCAGAGAAGAAATAAATTTAAAAATAGAAAACGAACTAATAAAAAAGATTGATAGTCAAATTACAACTACAAATGAAAAATTTAAAGCTATATTAATTTCAGATTATAGGTTAGGAATTTGTTCTAAAAAACTTATTAGCTATATAGTCAAACTTTCTAATGAACATGAAATCCCAGTAATTGCAGATGCTTCAGACAATTTTCAAAGATTTAAAGACTTATTTTTAATTACACCAAACCAACCTGATACTGAACAAGAAGTTGGATTTAAAATAAAAGATCTAGAATCTTTAATCTTAGCTGGTAAAAAACTTTTACAAGTTTCAGGTTCTAAGAATATCTTAATTACAAGAGGTTCAGAAGGTATGGCACTTTTTAATTCTAAAAAACCTGGTTCTCCATTTATGTTACGAGCTTTTAATGCAAGTGAGGTTTTTGATGTAACAGGTGCTGGAGATACTGTAGCTGGTGTTGTTGCTTGTGCAGTGAGTACAAACTGTTCTTTAGACAATGCTTGTGTCATTGGAAATCTAGCAGCAAGTATAGTAGTAAAGAAATATGGTACAGCTGTAACTAATATAAAAGAATTAGAAGAACACTTACAAATCCCATGA
- a CDS encoding aminodeoxychorismate/anthranilate synthase component II: MSVLVIDNYDSFTYNLVQYLGELKQDVLVFRNDKITLNEINNIKPAHIVISPGPGRPGDAGISKNLIKEFAGKIPILGVCLGHQCIGEAYGGKIINAPVLMHGKTSEIFHEGNSVFKDIPSPFTATRYHSLIVDSGSIKNSPLIVTAKTKDSLVMALKHKEYQNLIGVQFHPESILTQHGHKLLSNFLSIK, from the coding sequence ATGAGTGTATTAGTAATAGATAATTATGATAGCTTCACATATAATCTTGTGCAATATCTTGGAGAGCTTAAACAGGATGTGTTAGTTTTCCGAAATGACAAAATTACTTTAAATGAAATTAACAATATAAAACCTGCTCATATTGTAATTTCTCCTGGGCCTGGAAGACCAGGTGATGCAGGAATAAGTAAAAATCTAATTAAAGAATTTGCCGGGAAAATTCCTATCTTAGGAGTTTGCTTAGGACATCAATGTATTGGTGAAGCTTATGGTGGAAAAATCATAAATGCACCTGTACTTATGCATGGAAAAACTTCAGAAATATTTCATGAAGGGAATTCAGTTTTTAAAGATATACCAAGTCCTTTTACAGCTACACGTTATCATTCTTTAATAGTAGATTCAGGCAGTATAAAAAATTCTCCGCTGATTGTCACTGCAAAAACAAAAGATAGCTTAGTTATGGCATTAAAACATAAAGAGTATCAAAACCTCATTGGCGTTCAATTTCATCCTGAATCAATTTTAACCCAGCATGGGCACAAACTACTAAGTAATTTTCTTTCAATCAAATGA
- a CDS encoding anhydro-N-acetylmuramic acid kinase: MKNKYVIGLNSGTSLDGVDVALVRFRKNNLKPIFVDGIVLKYPRFINVETLHATSLQEISQLNFLLGEIFANAALTIIRKNKLKPKDILLIASHGQTICHHPNFEKIASYKIRSTFQIGESFIIAQRTGIKTISNFREADIAAGGQGAPLMPYLDWVIFNNNKNIKAVLNIGGISNITVVGNSITPIAFDIGPGNALIDLISRKYFKKGFDKDGNIATRGKIFFNFIERALKDSYFKKKPPKSTGKEYFNEVFIKKYFSKIKRKEDKIATVTYFSAKVIEKALKDFISPKYKINELVISGGGVRNKTLIKHFKKLLPDTKFCTSNKYGLPYKYKEAILFALLGYTCHLGKTNNIPSCTGAKTKTILGKIVNV; the protein is encoded by the coding sequence ATGAAAAATAAATACGTAATAGGTTTAAATTCAGGCACATCTTTGGATGGTGTGGACGTTGCTTTGGTTAGGTTTAGAAAAAACAATCTAAAACCAATATTTGTTGATGGAATTGTTTTAAAATATCCAAGATTTATCAATGTAGAAACGTTGCACGCAACGTCTCTACAGGAAATTTCACAATTAAATTTTTTACTAGGTGAAATATTTGCAAATGCTGCTTTAACAATAATTAGAAAAAATAAATTAAAACCTAAAGACATTTTACTTATTGCATCTCATGGGCAAACAATTTGCCATCATCCTAATTTTGAAAAAATAGCTTCTTATAAAATTAGATCTACTTTTCAAATTGGTGAGAGTTTTATTATTGCTCAGAGAACTGGCATTAAAACAATTTCAAACTTCAGGGAAGCAGATATTGCAGCAGGCGGGCAAGGTGCACCACTTATGCCCTATTTGGACTGGGTAATTTTCAACAATAATAAAAATATAAAAGCAGTTTTAAACATAGGAGGTATTTCCAATATAACTGTAGTTGGCAATAGCATTACTCCAATTGCATTTGATATTGGTCCTGGGAATGCACTTATAGATTTAATCTCAAGAAAATATTTTAAAAAAGGTTTTGATAAAGATGGAAATATTGCTACAAGGGGGAAAATATTTTTTAATTTTATTGAAAGAGCCCTTAAAGACTCTTACTTTAAAAAGAAACCTCCAAAAAGCACTGGAAAAGAATATTTTAATGAAGTATTTATAAAAAAATATTTTTCTAAAATTAAAAGGAAAGAAGATAAGATTGCTACAGTTACATACTTTAGTGCTAAGGTTATTGAAAAAGCACTTAAAGATTTTATTTCTCCTAAATACAAAATTAATGAATTGGTAATCTCAGGAGGCGGGGTTAGAAATAAAACATTAATTAAGCATTTTAAAAAGCTATTGCCAGATACAAAATTCTGTACCTCCAATAAATATGGTTTACCTTATAAATATAAAGAAGCAATATTATTTGCTTTGCTTGGTTACACTTGTCATCTTGGTAAAACAAATAATATTCCTTCATGTACTGGTGCTAAGACAAAGACTATTCTTGGTAAAATAGTAAATGTATAA
- the mdh gene encoding malate dehydrogenase, whose protein sequence is MSLKNPKVTVVGAGNVGATCAQRLIEKNICDVILVDVIEGLPQGKALDLMEARPVELHDRKIIGSNDYSQTKDSDVVVITAGIARKPGMSRDDLLKTNAQIVGLVTAEIVKYSSNSIIIVVSNPLDVMTHLAYLKSKFSSSKVFGMAGVLDSARMRFFIAEALNVSCEDVQAMVLGGHGDQMVPLPRFSTVSGIPITELLPLQKINEINERTKNGGIEIVNYLKTGSAYYAPASSAATMVEAIVQDRKRIFPVAAYLNGQYGLRDVFVGVPVILGKNGIEKIIELKLATEELDALKKSADAVKKNVGKLFELSLV, encoded by the coding sequence ATGTCATTAAAAAATCCAAAAGTTACTGTTGTTGGAGCTGGAAATGTTGGTGCAACTTGTGCACAAAGGTTAATTGAAAAAAATATTTGCGATGTAATACTAGTAGATGTAATAGAAGGTCTTCCTCAAGGAAAAGCACTTGATCTTATGGAAGCAAGACCTGTTGAACTTCACGATAGAAAAATTATTGGCTCAAATGATTATAGCCAGACAAAAGATTCAGATGTTGTAGTTATTACTGCAGGTATAGCTAGAAAGCCAGGAATGTCTCGTGATGATCTTTTAAAAACAAATGCACAAATTGTTGGTTTAGTTACAGCTGAAATTGTAAAGTACTCTTCTAATTCTATTATTATTGTTGTTTCAAATCCACTTGATGTAATGACTCACTTAGCTTATTTAAAGAGTAAGTTTTCTTCAAGTAAAGTCTTTGGAATGGCAGGAGTTTTAGACTCAGCAAGGATGAGGTTTTTTATAGCAGAAGCATTAAATGTTTCTTGTGAAGATGTCCAGGCAATGGTACTTGGAGGACATGGAGATCAAATGGTTCCACTTCCTAGATTTTCAACTGTATCTGGAATTCCAATTACTGAGCTTCTGCCACTACAAAAAATCAATGAAATAAATGAAAGAACAAAAAATGGCGGAATTGAAATAGTAAATTATTTAAAAACAGGAAGTGCTTATTATGCTCCTGCAAGTTCTGCTGCAACAATGGTAGAAGCTATTGTTCAGGACAGAAAAAGAATTTTTCCAGTGGCTGCTTATCTTAATGGGCAGTATGGTTTAAGAGATGTTTTTGTTGGTGTACCAGTAATACTTGGAAAAAATGGGATTGAAAAAATAATTGAACTTAAACTTGCTACTGAAGAATTAGATGCACTTAAGAAAAGTGCTGATGCAGTAAAGAAGAATGTAGGAAAGCTGTTTGAATTATCTTTGGTTTAA